The genomic region AGGATAATGCGGTGAGAGTCTACAGTTTTCTATTGAGGAGCTACCTACCGATTACAAGTACAAGAATGGATGCTAGACATAGGGCAGCCTCGAAGCTCATAGTTAAGTTGCTTAAGGGTATATCAGACGATGAGAAGCACCATAGTGAGCTTCTCCAGGTTATTAGGGAATACTCACTAAAGCGTTAATTTGCCTAATACAGAAAGGAATTAAAGTGCTTAGTCCAGGTCGAGACCGTGAAGAGACCAGGGCTTTTCCTTAGGGAGTCCACGGGACTTGTTAGGGAGATTGGTCCCTGGACAGCCCTGCTCATGAATACTGCATTCATTGCCTTCCAGTCAGGGTTTATACTGTTGGTATCTAGTATGTTCAATTTCCCTTTGGGAAATCCATTAATGGCTATAGTAATTAGTGCATTATTATTCCTACCACTAACAATATTGCTCAATAGGGTTGGCATCACGTATTACAGGACAGCTAGTGACTACATATTCATAACGAGGAATCTACACCCATCCGTAGGCTTTGCCACAATGTTTATGTTCGTGATTGATCAAATGTTCTTTAACGCCGTATTAATAAGCCTCGGTTTAATCACAGGACTAGCACCTGCGATGATCGCCATTGGCCTTTCAAATAATGCACCCTACCTAATATCCCTTGGCAACTCACTAATGAGTAATCCATTAATGATATTCATAATGGGCTCCATGATATTCGCAATCATTGTATTAATTAACATAGCATCATCAAGGGCAGGTACGTATTTAGCATCGGCAATCTCATTATTTGGCATAATAACATTTGCATTAACAATAATATTATTTTACGTGTACGCGCCGCAAATAATTAACGCAGTAAATACCGCAGCGCCCAATATATTGAGTCAGGCTGTTTCTGTATCGAGAGAATTACCGAGTAATGGCGTTATTATGGATACGATATACCTAATACCGTACCTAGCCTACGTATTTCCCTTCGTAAACTTCATACTATCAGTTGGCGGTGAGGTTAGGAGGGGTAACGCGGTGCCCATTGCCATATTTGGAACCTACGCCATAAGCACCGCATTCCTAATACTCAGCGTGTGGGTTACGGTTTCGTCATTAGGTATTAATAAGTTGAATGGGTTATTTGCAATATACTACGGCCTAGCCAGCGGTGTTTCATGGCCAAGCTCATTACCGCCGCCATACCCACAGGCCTTGCTCATAATGGCGTTGAGGAACCCCGTGCTTCAGTGGTTGATAGCCATTGGCTCATTTACCTGGTATGTAAATGTCGTCTCAGTACTGGTGATACAAATAGCAAGGTACATCCTCGCCCTATCCTTCGATAGGGTATTACCATCAGTTCTCGCATACGTAAGCCCGAGGACCCACACACCAATTATTGCCCACGTAACGGACCTAGTAATAACCCTAGTAATAATGTACCTGTACAACTTCAGTATAGTCCCGTTATTATCAGCTACGATGGACGTAAGCACCCTGGTAACAATACTCATGTACTTCATGGTAATAACCATAACAGCCATAGTGCTTGGTATAAGGACAGGGACGATGAGGACTGCAGTACTTGGTATCTACATGACCGCATTATTCGCATGGATTGCCTATGAGGAAGTCATGAACCCAATGGCATACCTATTCGTACCATCAATAAACACCTACATAATAGGATTCTTCGCGGCACTATTCGTAATCGGCATCACGATTTACTACGCAGTCAGA from Vulcanisaeta distributa DSM 14429 harbors:
- a CDS encoding APC family permease produces the protein MKRPGLFLRESTGLVREIGPWTALLMNTAFIAFQSGFILLVSSMFNFPLGNPLMAIVISALLFLPLTILLNRVGITYYRTASDYIFITRNLHPSVGFATMFMFVIDQMFFNAVLISLGLITGLAPAMIAIGLSNNAPYLISLGNSLMSNPLMIFIMGSMIFAIIVLINIASSRAGTYLASAISLFGIITFALTIILFYVYAPQIINAVNTAAPNILSQAVSVSRELPSNGVIMDTIYLIPYLAYVFPFVNFILSVGGEVRRGNAVPIAIFGTYAISTAFLILSVWVTVSSLGINKLNGLFAIYYGLASGVSWPSSLPPPYPQALLIMALRNPVLQWLIAIGSFTWYVNVVSVLVIQIARYILALSFDRVLPSVLAYVSPRTHTPIIAHVTDLVITLVIMYLYNFSIVPLLSATMDVSTLVTILMYFMVITITAIVLGIRTGTMRTAVLGIYMTALFAWIAYEEVMNPMAYLFVPSINTYIIGFFAALFVIGITIYYAVRLYRLKRESIDINMLFKEIPPE